GGAGTGTGAAGGTGGCCACTCTCTGGAAGGAAGCAATAGAAATGACCCAaggcaggagctggggttgtggctcaatggtagagcaatcacctagcatatgtgaggcccagggtttgatcctcaacaccatataaagataaataaatgtggaaagaaaagaaaaggaagaaagagagagaaaaaagaaaagagagagaagggaagagagaagaaggaaggaaggatggaccCAAGGCAAACCATTCGTAAGGCACACTATCGACCCCTAGGTTCAATAATGGTAATGGGACCTACTCACATCACATAGGTTCTTTGGGGAATCAGGACTAGAAATATCCAGAGGACGgaccaagagagggaaacagaagGAAGTAGTCCCGTGGAGCTTCTGTGAGAGGCAGAGAGCAGCCCAGTCCATGGTTCCCTGAACACATACCATCTGCTCCTAGGCAATCACAGGACTTCCATGTTTCTTAACAAAGGAGAGCAAAACAGAGGATCATTCAAGTGCAGAAAACTGTAACCTAAGCCCTCAAACACATGATACTTGGTAGTCTCCAAGGAGAGAAGTTTATTAATACTTAGGGTGGGTAGGACAGAGTTACTGCCTAATGGGCACAGAGTTCCAGTTATGCCAGATGAAGAGTTCTGTGGATGGATAGCAGTGATAGCtgcacaacaatgtgaatatacttCCTGCCACTGCACTGCACACTTGAAAATGGATAATATAGTAAGAGTTGTATATTTGTACATCATACACCATTAAAAATACATCAGTTTTGTAAAAGCACCTTATACTTTCAACGAGTTGTTCAGAAGCTAAAAACCCCAATCTCTCATGCTACTCATGTCATCAGACAATTTCAAAACCTTTCTCCCGCCCACCCAGTAACTAGCTCATAAATGCATCACACTCAAGCTGCAATAAAATTAGAGATGGGtaccaaatatattctgaaactAAATTCCTAAACTGAAGCAAGACAAGAAAATACATAAGAATACTTAATACAAGAATTGATCATCTCTGAAAGTTCTAAAAGCAATAGGACAGAAGAGGAGGACAAGAGAAGACAAAATAGAACTAACCACTAGATAAatgttgaaaaataaattttaaaaaatagtttttaaaaattttattttgggggacTGGGTATTGAATCCAAGGATGTGCTACCACTGttatacatccccagcccgttttatattttgagacagggtctgagtaagttgtcaaggttggacacaaacttgtgatcctccagcctcagtttcccaagtagctgggattacagacaagaaaaaaaaaatcttggttatAAACATTcacatttataaaattttaaatcattaAATGTGAAGCTacttatacatatatgaatattcaaCTCAAGTTCAACCTAGCTAAAATGAACTAGCCAAAGTGTCTTTCAGAATTGGAGCCAAAATCTTCCTCCTCACAATCATCATCAGCCTGCTTTTTTCCTTTACACACAGGGGAGGCTACATGAAGAatttctaaatatcttttattaaTATGTGAAAGTGGCAGGATTAAGTGACATGTTGCTATGATTCTAAAGTTCTGGTTATAAGAAAGCTATCCTGATTATCCACTGAATCCACGTGAAACAAAATCATCTTAGGAATAATATCTTGGATCTCACACTTCTTGCAGGAGGGTGTTGCAACACTtgtcctttttgttgttgttttgttttttgtggtggtgCTGGACATTAAACCACAGTCTTGTGCATATACTCCCCTGTTGGCTTTGAAGAGGCTGCCATGTTGTGGGAGGATCTATGAGAGGGTCACATAGCAAGGAACTGTGGGAGTCTTGAAGGACCTAAGAATGGTGACCAGCTGACTGTGAGCAGGaaacaggaaacccagtcaacaaGCTAGTAACTAAATACTGAAAACAACCCCATGCCTTGAAGGAGGACTGAACCTCCAACGAAGAAGAAAATGCTACCCAACAGGGATATGGGTCTCAGCCCTGTAAGACCCATAGCAGAGGAAAGTTAAGTCATGTCTACATTGCTGAACCACAGAAATGTGAGATAATAAGTGTATGTTGTTTTAAGTTGCTGTTTTTTGTGGTCATCTATTAGACAGCAATAGAAAAGTTGGCTATTGGTTATTGTATATCAGTAGACACTCACCTAAGAACTGATCATTCAAATGAATGTTAATGCTTAGAACTGTGCTAAGTTGATTCCTTTCAATATGGAAACACACTTTCAAAATTTTATAATGCCAGTGGTCTTATGAACATCCACATTTTGGTTTGTGAAATCTTAGTGATTTATCTATATGGATTTCCAAAATGTATGCCATGTTCTCATTACCATGCATCTCTCCCATGGCCTCATCTCCTACCCTCTAAAAGTAGAAGCTGAGGGGAAAATCCCTATAGTAATGAGCCTCTCATCAGCCAAACAACTGCTACTGCCTAAGGCCCAGCAGCCtgaggaagagaagagagagtgTGGAACATAAGTGATTTCCAACACTAATCAGGGGAGAagtattgtatttaaaaaaaacaacaggcATTTTACCATCAATTTCTCCAGCAGCCCTCTCCAAAGTTGTTTTGTTCTCAACATGAATGAAAGCTATAAGGTGAATGAACTGATTAAGAAAGGTACTGCATTTCACTTAAGACAAACCAAAGCAACTGTTTctcaaaaacaaatttatagacattagaTAAGAGAAAGCATTCTGGTAGAAATTTGAGGTCACTCAGCATAAAACTTAGGAAAAAGTATACAAAAACTCTTATTGATTCTTGTCATTTATTGAAGGATAGACACACCAGTTTGGCCATACTCATAAATTCCCTTCCTCATCCTTAATGCCTGGACCACTAAGCCACCTGCTGTCTGACATCCCCCAATCCCAGTATAGGGGACTGAACGGAGGCCtttagcatgctaggcaagcactctaccactgagctacatctccagccctccatCTTCTCATCTTCACTTTGGTTTCCCAGGTATTTCAAACTCAAGGAAGAGGATGGGTGGGTGACACAAGAATTCCAAACTCTGGAAAAGGCTGTGCCTCCTTGTAAACTGAATTTCTAGTCTGGTTCACAGTACTTATACTGGGATTATCACCCAAATTCAGTGAGGGTCAAAGCCTTGAAACAGGAAGACCTAGACCCAAGCCTCTGTTATTGAGGTAGGTCAGGGGCCTCAAAAGACCCATCTATGCCTCTACTACTAATGTAATAATTCAAACAGCTTCTAATATCAGAATATAGTATCTCCAAATCCTATTTACACATCACTAGAGATTAAAttagcatataaaaataagttttctttaaaaaatatctgcaaatataattTCCATAATTATATTTACTGCATATCACTGAACCTAAGACACTGATTGTAAAATATGATGTTATTTTATATATGCATGTAGTAAAAAAAGTCAAACAAGATTTCTCATAATATTAAAAGATCATTGATTTATAAGTATATGCAGTTTAAAAGACATTAAATTATGGGGAAAAGTTATAGCTTAGGATCAATGAGATGCAGCATTAAAAATGTATCCCTGCctggtgtgatggtgcacacttgtaacccCAGTCAATGGAGTTGTAACCCCAGTCAATGGAGAAGCTGATGCAGGAGATcaccaagttctaggccagcctcagcaacttagactctatcacaaaatttttaaaaagatggggAGGGGTGCGGTTtgcaggtatagctcagtggtaaagcactactgggttcaatttcagtacccccccccaaaaaaagtgttctttataatattttccaaagaatatatttaatatagagtGTATGAAATTGGAATGAATTCATACACAATAGCTCATACTTAAAGccatttaccatttttgtttcaaTTCTCATTTGAAATGAAGAATGTGGTAGCTGTCATCCTACACAAACTTTAAAACCTAGGAGTTTCTCAATttggatctcatctcacttcctttacTGGAGTCACAGATCAAGTGATAACATAAACAAGACCTATACTGAGAGCCCTAAGCCAGACTCCTGTCTTGAACCCAGGTCTCTTGAGCCTGGCTTTGTGTTCTCTGCCTAGAAATCAAATATCAAATGAGTCTTTAACAATCTTTGGTCCAACAATAAAGATAAGGTAAAGCAATTAATAAAAACAACTATTTGTTTCCAAAGTTAATCATGAAATTTCTCTGCCCAACATCTTTGGCAGAACATGCCTGATACTTGAATAGAATATCCATCCCACACATAACGGCTTTTGTTCTAGTCGAACACTACCCAACTTctcaagaaagaaaattaaaaaagggttTGTGTACTCTGAAAGGCAGACACAAGAAAATATTACCTAATCTGCCTATGATACACAATAATCTCAAAACAAGGTCCTACTGAACCACACAATTGATACTTTGTTGGAAACACTGGGAATTAGAACATTTCAAATCTTCAGCATTTGCTATAAGTGGGCCTTGAAACTTTGATCCCCAAAGCATGCTGAAATCTGGTAATGCTGCTCTGCCTTCTttaaaagtggcatttattcacgaCAGTCAGTAAATAATTCATCTTCTCTAAGTGTTAGTCCCTTTTTTCCACGCTTCTGGCAAGGTGTTTCACAGGGGAATCACCAGTATTAACTGGGGAAgacttaaatattaatgtactTGATAGGAACTGGGTGGAGACATCAGCTGTGGGCTCCATCAAAATATTTCCAGAACGTTCTATAACAATAGGTCCCATTGTATCATTCATTTCTACTACTTCAAAATCCATTTCATTCCATTTTTCTGCATCCTCCCCTTCATTCTCCTCCTCATAGTCATTTAGCTCAGAGTTGGAAAGCAAAGACTTTTGGTCCTCACTCTTTCTGTTAGCTTTTCGCTGGCGATCCAGAGGCAAGGTAGCTAATTTATACAGTACAGGAAATATAATAGCAGTGAATATTGCTGATCCCAAACAGGTGTACAGAACTATGGGCAAATCTGGGTATTGTCCCTGAACAATTCCAATTACTGCAGGAATAGCCATTTCTCCCAGGGCTGCACCAACTACAAAAAAGGCTGCAGATTTCCCATTTATGGTCGTGTATTGCTCAATCCAGGAAACACCACTGGGAAATGTGGCTGCCATTGAGGCCCCATACACTGAAGTGGCAATCCAGAGACAGAGTGGACTCTTGTCAAATAACACCAGAAATAAAGATGAAGCCAGGCTACCAATGTTGCTCAACACAATCATGGTGCCCGGCTGTAGATATGCAGCAAAGAAGATCGCCAGGCCCCTGAAGGCTGCAAAGGTCCCCCAGAAGATGGAGTTCAACCCAGCTGCTTCGGGTTCTTCCATGCCAGCATAGGTGGTGGCAAAGGAGAAAACATAAGAGCCATATGTTACCTCTGCTCcaacataaaaaaagaagaagaagaaaaggaggcaGAGAAGAATCTTGTGATATTCAGCTCTTCGATATGCCTGAGCAGATGCTTTtgctttttcctgtcctgagcttttcttgaaaaacaaagcaaacagaAAGAGAGACACTATGAAAATGTAAGTGCTGATAAAAGCATAAGCCCAGAGTAGATTCATGTCATCAGGCAATCCAAACAGAAGGGCTGAGTCAGCTTCAGATGATCCATTGGTGGTTGGAGGTTGAAAGGCAGGCTCTGTGTGGTTTTCAGCAGATACTGAGGTACCCAGTGCCAATTTAGCCAGAATTGGAGCCAGAAAGGCACCCAAGGCAAAACTGAAGTGTAAGGCCTGCATGTGTGGGGCTCCTTCATCCCCCCAAATAGCCAAGATGAGGACGTTACCACCTGCCAATGAAGGATGGAGAAATCAATTATGTTAAGCACAAGTtatctggtttaaaaaaaaaataggtcttTACTGTCAGAAAGAGGATAAATCTGTATTACATGGCACAAACATTTTAACAAAGTTATCAAATATTGTGCTTGAGTCAATTCTCTAAGGAACTCTAACCTACTCCCATTAGAGAGCTATGACTTATAACATCTCAGCTGCATATATGGAATTCTACAAACTGATAAATCACCACTAACCAGAGTCAGGCATATTAGCAAAGGCTACTTAGAGGGCCAACATCATACTGGGGAGTACATTCATACATCTACTTATTTGtaactaatttaaatttatatatttagttgGAAAAATTTTACCACCAGAGAGTGGCCAAAGCTTTCTGTACTTGaggaatttcatttatttattaatgaaaCAGATGCAAAACACACATTCAGGAACCTGAATACACCAAGTCTCTGGTGTGCCTGTTATAGGAAATGAGAACACCTTTTAGCATCTATTCATATACCATCTGAACACCTGCAGGGTGAAAGGCCAGAAGCATTAGTGTTtggctctcttttttttttaatcagacagTTTCAGATAGACATATAAATCCACCCTGTAATTTGCAAGCAAACTAAGCCCGAAGTATAAAACATTTCTCCAATTTATAAATAACCTTAGAGTAGGGAAGGGAGGCATAGAAAGCTGGATCTTGTGGTAAACACATATCACATGTTACTTAGCAGATTTTCAAGGACATGATGACTCCCAGAGAAGCTCTACTATGAGAGAACAGGaacttttgagagagagagaagaaaaacaagCAAACTAGTACACAGCATGGGTTTCTCTTAACTCAAAAACCAATGTGCATTTTAAATTGAAGGCTGCTTCTATACTTCATCAGCCAAATAATGGTTCCACACTTGTTTTATCCTATTAAACCATCAATTCCTCTTAAACTACAATGTTAAAATTTTCTCCCAAAATAAAACCTGCTCACCTACACAGTATTAGCCCAGGAGAGGCTCCTTCCCTGTTTGGATACAGTAATCAGTATCTCCAACAGAACAAAATCCTTTAAGTTAAATTCATAGTTGGCTGCTCAAAAATCTGTGCCCTAACTGGCAAGAACAGTAGCTGCTGGATGGGGGGATCTGATGAAGTGAACCCATGACCCACTCAGTAAGttcatgtctttattttttttctttcctagtaTTAGatactgaacccagggacactttaccgctgagctacattcccagtccattttatttttaattttgagaaagggtctcagtcagttgctgaggctggccttgaacttgtgatcctcctgcttcagccacctAAGtctctgtgattacaggcatgtgccacaacaTGCAGTACAGTCCATGTCATTTCCAGAGCACTGCAAGTGACAGTTTAATACCATTTGATCTACTTTTCTAGTAGAAAGTCCCCACTCCCATAGATGACACTGAAGGGCTCACTAACCTGTATCCAGAATGCCCATTGAAACGCCAATGACAGATATCATGAAAATCAGTAACACTGCTGCCTTGCAAAAAGGAATAACAAAAAGACCAACTGTGGTAGCCAACAGTGAAACCCCTGAGAAGAAAAGTTAAAAGTCAATTATAAAAAGTAATGTCAATTTAAATTTGGTAATCATAAGTAGATGAGTGTTACCAGCTGCTACTACAAGTGGTTTTgccaattaaatattttataaactttatgagtgataaaatataaattactatGACATGATTACAATTCACGTACTGTTAATAATCAAACTAAAAAttataccaaaacaaaaaaagattttaCAGCAAAAGAGACAggacaaaattatttattttcatatttcacaCTTAAGAACCCAAAGATATATCTGGATAACAAATAAcagtttataaaaacaaaaacaaaatgcagAAAGTACAGCATTTTGTAACAAAACCTTAATAAACAAACTAGGAAATAGGAAACATAAGAAATATATTCTTTCAAGTCTCATtgcaaaaaaagggaattctttaTTCATCAGCAATAAATTATTCTCCTTGCTTTCAAAGAAGTTTTATCACATTaaatctaaaattttatttaaacacattactttatcaaaaaaaaaaaaaaaaagatgtcaaaACTTTGCCATCTATTTCCAAGGCAAGGTGCAGCATGCCATCACTGACATGGGGTGGTAGGGACAAAAGTGTAGCCTACCTCAGTTCACTTACCATCCCCTCCCCCCTTCACTTTCAATCCAGAGTCCATAGAGCCTGGGCAAATTCCAGGAGCATTCATTCTGAGGTCCATGGTCCTAGGAAATCTGCCCTTACACCCTCATGAGCAGAGACAGCCTTTTGAACAACCAGTGCATGACCCTAAGTGGTACCTAAATTACTATGAAAGTCAGGAAGTCCAAGAATTGCTAACACACACACCATTGGGTTGATCTGTTTCCAGAGGATCCAACACAGTTTCCTCTGTCAATGTCAGAGCAGAAAACATGAAAACCCAGTTTCTGTGGAGAAGACACAAACACCAACCATTCAGCTATCAACCATTCTGCTGCTACTATTTTTCACGTTTAAAATAATGACCTAAAATCCTTGACAGCAACACGGGAGTACAAAACAGTGTTTACTTACCCAAAAGTAAAAAATGATTCATACAATCAAAAAGAACTCCACCAATCATagagccacacaaatatccagagGCACGGCCCACAAAAATGAGAGAAAGACTGCTGATGTTTCTGTTTACATTCCTTGCCAAATCTTGAAATGTGGGTCCCAGTATAGCAATACTCATTCCCTatagtataaaaatataaaaaaatacaaaagggtttttttaaacttataatcattaaaacaatgtttaagtggtaatttgttgttgttttttgtgtgtgtgtgtgtgtgtgtgtgtgtgtgtgttaaggctATTACAATGTAATGGAGAATACTTTAAGCCCCATAGttaagaaaaatgaacaatattattATAGCTATAGATCCATGGgttttcttctattccaattctcaatttttaaaataaattattcattTCTTTGGGCTCTTTGAGGCAAgcctgtttagtttttttttttaaaaaaaactattcgGCATTAATAGTTAATAAGATATAACAAAACTATTCTCAACATGCTGTTATTTCATATACTACATAAGAATTTAGTtgctaaaaatttaaattatcaaCACATCAAAATATATTCCTATTTTTTAATGTCAAACAGCAATATTtatggcatcctctgaactacctATGTGCAAAGTGTGCAGGAGATAAACACTTTGTTTCTAACATGTATTTTCCTTCAAAGAAAACCCAAAGTCATCAGGAATACAGTTAAGACTTTCTTAGAAGATATCACACACATGTGTACAGGACGACTTTAACAATAAAATGTCACTTGAACCACGTGTTAACCAGAACTAAGGATTATAGCAGGTTGTCAGAGGAATTGTCACTAGACCCTTTTTCAAGTTTTTGAGCCTGCGGGTGTGTGTGGAGTGGGTGTAATCCCACTTACCGGGCAGTTAAGGTATCAAGATCACATTTCAGGGTCGCCCTGGGGCAAAATAGTGAAATCCATCTCaaagaaaaaactttttctagTTTATCTTCATTTCAAGAATAACTGATTTTATTTGCACTTTTCTACTGTATATGCAGGGTGTACCTTATCCAAGCAGGACTACTCCAAGACTAAGGACTTGGGTATACACAGGCCCACAGCAAGCACCAGGTATAAGGAAAGAAGCCTGAGCAATGGTTCTAATGGAATTACTTCATGTCTTCAAAGGACTTATAAAACCCGGCCCACAGTGAGAGCTCACCAACAATGCACAGTGATTTCTTTCTCCATCGAAATATTCTAAGAATATTCTGGCTCAGACTCTCTGATATGCTAAGTGACCAGAAGTGACTCTCCTCAAAGGACAATGTGTTAACAAGAACTATGGGTCACAATTCTCCAGTTCCAAACTATCAAGTTTGGCAAAAGGGGTTTGGCAAAGCTGCATCCTTGCGCTTTGCTCCAAGAAAAAACATTTAAGCATCTGAACGCTTGATATAAATAGGACTGTGAGTGGAGTAAGACGTTACTGGCTCTACACCTTATCCGGCTGTATGACAtggaataataattataataatatattataataatattataattataataataattcctCTCTTTGCAGAATTATTTCCCTATCTGCAAAATTCAGCGGTTGGCTTAATCTGATCAGGACACTAGAAAGAGGATATCCTAGAAAATCAGCTTTTCTGTGTAATAATTTGAGGATTGAATGAGTGGGGTGCGAAGGGCAGCTAAAGATCTGGGCAACCTCTGCACCGACGAGAGGTAAGAAAATTTGCTGCAGTTGTTAAACACTTTAGGAAAAACAGTTTCACACGTGACAATAACCCCACCACCACTGTTGGAATGGTGCCCGTTTTCCAGACGACTAAACTGAAGCAGAATAACTAAGgtgttcaaggtcacacagcgtAGGGGGAGAGGCCAAGACTCCAACATGAAGGCCACTTGCTCTGCAGGGCGCCTGCTCGCGCCCGGCCAGGGAGGGTCGCTCCCCCAGCTCTCACCAGCCCCAGGAAGGCCGCACACAGGATCACGGTGGTGAACCAGCGCCGCACGGCCCGGGTCCGGCTGCCGGGCCGGGAGACCGCCACGGTCTCCGGTTCATTCGCCCAGACGTCGGCCTGTAGGAGCCGCTGCCCGGCAGCCGTGGCCCCGGCACCACGGAACTCTAGTTCCAGCTCCAGCTTGGAGGCTCCAAATGGTCTTGCTGAGGTGAGCCTCAGGGATTCAGAGGTGAGCCACGGTCCCGCCCCTCGCGGCCAGAATGTCTCCCAAGGTGCCGCCTTCTCTCCGCCCACCCGGAGAGAAGCCTGGAACGTGCAGATGTTGGCACGCAGTGGGCATTTGCCCTCCAGAACGCGCAGCGCTCGCCCGGGTCACTTGGCGGAAATGAAGCCTCCAGCCAACCAGAACCGCGCTTCAAACCGGAAGTTAATCTGGTTGCCTAGGAGACCGGATCTCTCGCAGGCATCGCATCACACTTAGTTGAACTTCCTGACGCCAGGGGACTGGCGACCCGTGGCGGAGCAAACTGAAGCTGCAGCCTCTGAAGAGAAATCCGGAGCTAAAATGCCATTAAGGAACAAGGTACAAAGTGGCGGGATTGCTGACAACTGTGGGCCAAGAACTACAAGGTGGAACCTCGATCCAGCTATCCGAATTTCCTAGGAAAAATTGGGAAACTGCCAggcgcggtggtgcatgcctgtaatcctagccacgcaggaggccaaggcaggaagatcgcaagttcaaggctagcctcagcaacttagcgagatagtgagatcttgtctcaaaactaAAATAATAGATTTGGggtgtagcacagtggtaaagcatccccggATTCAGTCTCCagtaattcacacacacacacacacacacacacacacacaaccaaagaaaagaaaatagggaACCAAAAGTCTTACCATCATACAACTTTCCGAAATCACTGCCCTTGTTCCTTTGATGTCTGAAGTTTTTCAGTGTATTGTACATCTTTCACTCCACAATATTTGTTGAAACTTGTGGGTA
This region of Callospermophilus lateralis isolate mCalLat2 chromosome 6, mCalLat2.hap1, whole genome shotgun sequence genomic DNA includes:
- the Slc60a2 gene encoding LOW QUALITY PROTEIN: sodium-dependent glucose transporter 1 (The sequence of the model RefSeq protein was modified relative to this genomic sequence to represent the inferred CDS: deleted 1 base in 1 codon); translated protein: MSIAILGPTFQDLARNVNRNISSLSLIFVGRASGYLCGSMIGGVLFDCMNHFLLLGVSLLATTVGLFVIPFCKAAVLLIFMISVIGVSMGILDTGGNVLILAIWGDEGAPHMQALHFSFALGAFLAPILAKLALGTSVSAENHTEPAFQPPTTNGSSEADSALLFGLPDDMNLLWAYAFISTYIFIVSLFLFALFFKKSSGQEKAKASAQAYRRAEYHKILLCLLFFFFFFYVGAEVTYGSYVFSFATTYAGMEEPEAAGLNSIFWGTFAAFRGLAIFFAAYLQPGTMIVLSNIGSLASSLFLVLFDKSPLCLWIATSVYGASMAATFPSGVSWIEQYTTINGKSAAFFVVGAALGEMAIPAVIGIVQGQYPDLPIVLYTCLGSAIFTAIIFPVLYKLATLPLDRQRKANRKSEDQKSLLSNSELNDYEEENEGEDAEKWNEMDFEVVEMNDTMGPIVIERSGNILMEPTADVSTQFLSSTLIFKSSPVNTGDSPVKHLPEAWKKGTNT